In Sneathia sanguinegens, one genomic interval encodes:
- a CDS encoding pullulanase produces the protein MKKVIGIFSILIVSNLMFALPTIEQTKANVQNITQQEKDKIEKGYIRVHLKNIGSDKIENNGLWLWGGVEKASTNWPTGATKITKKDAYGWYVDIKKSKKIEDIGFLVLNGDKKITEKDQKIPVKNEKINEVWLDEDFNVNMVEPLKEKNVMRVYYYRSDNDYKNKSLWFWNDTEESLTKWPDGKDFDQIGKYGHYVDIKLKPNASKLGLLLLDESKKGDDVKIVKKDIIFDNVKNYKQIFLRDDDASVYTNPYFISDVRMIGANHISENEMQLKFTSLKAVQKEEILKNLLIKDKNNNTISIEDIIIEPETKLVKVRAKFPISESPYQVKYANDEIDTIIGWQLKDSLYSYDGVLGSEILKQGKEVKLHLWAPSAENVNVLIFDKNNQDKLVAKFKLEKKQRGVFETTLKANKLIKNYTDYYYQYEVERNNDKFICLDPYAKALGLWDKSKNEPIAKGVFLDPNKIGLQNLNFAKIKNYDKREDAIIYEVHVRDFTSDKNLKLKAPYGTFKAFIEKLDYIKSLGVTHIQLLPILSYYNIDESKRNLRSYDYLQKDTNYNWGYDPQNYFSLTGMYSINPKNPEERIKEFKELVNEIHKRGMGVILDVVYNHTAKASIFDDIEPNYYYFMDENGNTKTNFGGGRLGTTHYMSRRILLDSIKYLMNEYKVDGFRFDMMGDHDAKTIEMAYNEAKKINKNVLMLGEGWRTYEGDTNIKVQPADQTWMKDTNSVAVFSDDIRNKLKSGFPNEGTPAFLTGKKSNIQELFSNIKAQPTNFVADEPGDVIQYAEAHDNLTLFDVIVKSTKLDPSIAKDYKEIIKRVKLGNFIILTSQGTPFLHAGQEFGRTKQIMVDVPKDKVPEKATFVEGIKYPYFIHDSYNAPDAINKFDWERMKNSEIVPYTRGLIQLRRNIESFRLKSKEEIDKKLKLLTENKEDLLLAYEINDGKAHYLVIVNADSKDRLVYYSNVDKAKVLVDANKVDINGIKNVEGLKINKNSILIKPLTATILKF, from the coding sequence ATGAAAAAGGTTATTGGAATATTTTCAATTTTAATTGTAAGTAATTTAATGTTTGCTCTTCCAACAATTGAACAAACAAAGGCTAATGTTCAAAATATTACGCAACAAGAAAAAGATAAAATAGAAAAAGGCTATATTAGAGTTCATTTGAAAAATATAGGTTCAGATAAGATAGAAAATAATGGTTTATGGCTTTGGGGTGGAGTAGAAAAAGCTAGTACAAATTGGCCTACTGGTGCAACAAAAATCACAAAAAAAGATGCCTATGGTTGGTATGTAGATATTAAAAAATCAAAAAAAATTGAAGATATAGGATTTTTAGTACTTAATGGTGATAAAAAAATTACAGAAAAGGATCAAAAAATTCCTGTAAAAAATGAAAAGATAAATGAAGTTTGGTTAGATGAAGATTTTAATGTAAATATGGTAGAGCCACTAAAAGAAAAAAATGTAATGAGGGTCTATTATTATAGATCAGATAATGATTACAAGAATAAGTCTTTATGGTTTTGGAATGATACTGAAGAAAGTTTAACTAAGTGGCCAGATGGTAAAGATTTTGATCAAATAGGTAAATATGGGCATTATGTAGATATAAAACTTAAACCTAACGCAAGTAAATTAGGGCTTCTTTTGCTTGATGAAAGTAAAAAAGGGGATGATGTAAAAATAGTAAAAAAAGATATCATCTTTGATAATGTTAAAAACTATAAGCAAATTTTTTTAAGAGATGATGATGCAAGCGTTTACACAAACCCATATTTCATAAGTGATGTTAGAATGATAGGTGCAAATCATATAAGTGAAAATGAAATGCAATTAAAATTTACAAGTTTAAAAGCTGTACAAAAAGAAGAAATATTAAAAAATTTACTTATTAAAGATAAAAATAACAATACTATTAGTATAGAAGATATAATAATAGAACCAGAAACTAAGCTTGTAAAGGTTAGGGCAAAATTCCCAATAAGTGAAAGTCCTTATCAAGTGAAATATGCTAATGATGAAATTGATACAATAATAGGATGGCAATTAAAGGATTCCTTATATAGCTATGACGGAGTATTAGGTTCTGAAATTTTAAAACAAGGGAAAGAAGTTAAATTACATTTATGGGCACCAAGTGCTGAAAATGTTAATGTTTTAATTTTTGATAAAAATAATCAAGATAAATTAGTAGCTAAATTTAAGTTAGAAAAAAAACAAAGAGGTGTATTTGAAACAACTTTAAAAGCAAATAAGCTAATAAAAAATTACACAGATTATTACTATCAATATGAAGTAGAACGAAATAATGATAAATTTATTTGTTTAGATCCTTATGCAAAAGCACTAGGTTTGTGGGATAAATCAAAAAATGAACCTATAGCTAAGGGAGTATTTTTAGATCCAAATAAAATAGGCTTACAAAATTTAAATTTTGCAAAAATAAAAAATTATGATAAAAGAGAAGATGCGATTATTTATGAAGTACATGTTAGAGATTTTACTTCAGACAAAAATCTTAAATTAAAAGCTCCATATGGTACTTTCAAGGCTTTTATTGAAAAATTAGATTATATCAAAAGTTTGGGTGTAACTCATATACAATTACTACCAATATTAAGTTATTATAACATAGATGAATCAAAAAGAAATTTAAGATCATATGATTATTTACAAAAAGATACAAACTATAATTGGGGTTATGATCCACAAAATTATTTCTCATTAACAGGTATGTATTCAATTAATCCAAAAAATCCTGAAGAAAGAATCAAAGAATTTAAAGAGTTAGTCAATGAAATACATAAAAGAGGTATGGGAGTAATATTAGATGTAGTGTATAACCATACAGCAAAAGCCTCTATATTTGATGATATAGAACCAAATTATTATTACTTCATGGATGAAAATGGAAATACAAAAACAAATTTTGGTGGAGGAAGATTAGGAACTACACACTATATGTCAAGAAGAATTTTACTAGATTCAATTAAATATCTTATGAATGAATATAAGGTAGATGGATTTAGATTTGATATGATGGGTGACCATGATGCAAAAACCATAGAAATGGCATATAATGAAGCAAAAAAGATAAATAAAAATGTATTGATGTTAGGTGAAGGATGGAGAACTTATGAAGGAGATACTAATATTAAAGTTCAACCAGCTGATCAAACTTGGATGAAAGACACAAATTCAGTTGCAGTATTTTCTGATGATATTAGAAATAAGCTTAAATCAGGTTTCCCTAATGAAGGTACACCTGCCTTTTTGACAGGTAAAAAATCTAATATTCAAGAATTATTTAGTAATATTAAGGCACAACCAACAAACTTTGTTGCTGATGAACCTGGAGATGTAATTCAATATGCTGAAGCACATGATAATTTAACTTTATTTGATGTTATAGTTAAATCAACTAAACTTGATCCAAGTATAGCTAAAGATTATAAGGAAATAATTAAGAGAGTTAAATTAGGAAATTTCATAATTCTAACATCACAAGGTACACCATTTTTACATGCTGGGCAAGAATTTGGTAGAACAAAACAAATTATGGTAGATGTTCCAAAAGATAAAGTTCCTGAAAAGGCAACATTTGTAGAAGGTATAAAATATCCATATTTCATACATGATTCATACAACGCACCAGATGCTATTAATAAATTTGACTGGGAAAGAATGAAAAATAGCGAAATTGTGCCATATACAAGAGGCTTGATACAACTTCGTAGAAATATAGAAAGCTTTAGATTAAAATCAAAAGAAGAAATAGATAAAAAACTTAAATTATTGACAGAAAATAAGGAAGATCTTTTATTGGCTTATGAAATTAATGATGGTAAAGCTCATTATCTTGTAATAGTAAATGCTGATTCAAAGGATAGATTGGTATATTATTCTAATGTTGATAAGGCAAAAGTATTAGTTGATGCTAACAAGGTAGACATTAATGGAATAAAAAATGTTGAAGGTTTAAAGATAAATAAAAATTCTATATTAATAAAACCTTTAACTGCAACAATTTTGAAATTCTAA
- a CDS encoding Cof-type HAD-IIB family hydrolase, whose translation MKIKLIAFDLDGTIFTNKVSEKVKLAFSELQKKNIKLLPITGRSLKSTLEILDMANIQNRDLTVLTTGALVQNLNTKQILNGNFLTVADFIKLKKYETENIHIYVYTTEFLYYSLLSDEFLSDASALKDPIKAITDQNFIGNICRINFMGKEEELNKFKEKYLSTFEKDYYAISNIPTSLELLSKNSSKANGLKFIMSYYGLNKDEILAIGDGNNDISMLDIVTNSVAMGNASEIVKSHAKYVTKSVYDDGFYEILKELKILD comes from the coding sequence ATGAAAATTAAACTTATAGCCTTTGATTTAGATGGCACAATCTTTACAAACAAAGTTTCAGAAAAAGTAAAATTAGCTTTTTCTGAATTACAAAAAAAGAATATTAAATTACTTCCAATAACTGGAAGATCATTGAAATCTACTCTTGAAATATTAGATATGGCTAATATACAAAATAGAGATTTAACAGTTTTAACTACTGGAGCTCTTGTACAAAATTTAAATACTAAGCAGATTTTAAATGGAAATTTTTTAACAGTAGCAGATTTTATAAAATTAAAAAAATATGAAACAGAAAATATTCATATCTATGTTTATACTACTGAATTTTTATACTATTCTCTACTTAGTGATGAATTTTTAAGTGATGCTTCTGCTCTTAAAGATCCTATAAAAGCTATAACGGATCAAAATTTTATAGGTAATATCTGTAGAATTAATTTTATGGGAAAAGAAGAGGAACTTAATAAATTTAAGGAAAAATATCTAAGTACATTTGAAAAAGATTATTATGCAATTAGCAATATACCTACAAGCTTAGAATTACTTTCAAAAAATTCTAGTAAAGCTAATGGTTTGAAATTTATAATGTCTTATTATGGCTTAAATAAAGATGAAATTTTGGCTATAGGTGACGGTAATAATGACATCTCTATGTTGGATATTGTTACAAATTCTGTTGCAATGGGCAATGCTAGTGAAATTGTAAAAAGTCATGCAAAATATGTAACAAAATCAGTATATGATGATGGTTTTTATGAAATATTAAAAGAATTAAAAATATTAGATTAA
- a CDS encoding peptide ABC transporter substrate-binding protein: MIKKFLLSLFLFITLFSCGSSTSTGKVLNYRLPEEGKSLDPQLLTDHTGCNIHQLLSEGLTKLDMETKQPKPGLAEKYEVSADGLTWTFHLRDNLKWSNGDKLTANDFKYAWLRALDPKTASEYAFILFPIKNAEKFNDGKCSKDEVGINVLDDKTLEVKLENVTPYFPSLTAFVTYLPANEKFVEEKGEKYALEPEDILSSGPFILKKWTHNSEMYLEKNPNYYAKDKISLDGVKIKFIMDNAAALNAFKNDEIDFTNISSEQYDEFKDDKRLKVLPQAQMYFLMYNFQNKVLTNLKIRKAFDLALNKDDINKSAFNSLNTVIYNFTPHKVGMPGNKTNDFGSEVGDIIEKYNADKAKELFKEGMKELGLTEFPKLSIIVNDMDNNKKVAENIQEQLRTNLGIEFDIQVMTYKERLSRQTSGDFDIALTRWGADYQDAMTFLDLFMTKNGNNNGKYSNPEYDKYVQLAKSEPDKAKRFEYLKKVEEIIANDVPITVLYQVNKYYVVNDRISNYAFSPVNSDMFAETVIK, translated from the coding sequence ATGATTAAGAAATTTTTATTATCACTATTTCTTTTTATTACCCTGTTTTCTTGTGGGAGTTCTACTTCCACAGGAAAAGTATTAAATTACAGACTTCCTGAAGAAGGTAAAAGTTTAGACCCGCAATTATTAACTGATCACACTGGTTGTAACATACACCAATTACTTAGTGAAGGTTTAACTAAACTTGATATGGAAACAAAGCAACCTAAACCAGGTTTAGCAGAAAAATATGAAGTTAGTGCTGATGGTTTAACATGGACTTTCCACTTAAGAGATAATCTTAAATGGTCAAATGGTGATAAATTAACTGCAAATGATTTCAAATATGCATGGTTGCGTGCATTAGATCCTAAAACTGCTTCAGAATATGCATTCATACTTTTCCCAATAAAAAATGCTGAAAAATTCAATGACGGAAAATGTAGTAAAGATGAAGTAGGAATAAATGTATTAGACGATAAAACATTAGAAGTTAAACTTGAAAATGTTACACCTTACTTCCCATCATTAACTGCATTTGTAACTTACTTACCTGCAAATGAAAAATTCGTAGAAGAAAAAGGTGAAAAGTATGCATTAGAACCTGAAGATATTTTATCTTCTGGTCCATTCATATTAAAAAAATGGACACATAACTCTGAAATGTATCTAGAAAAAAATCCTAACTACTATGCTAAAGATAAAATCTCACTTGATGGTGTTAAGATTAAATTCATAATGGATAATGCTGCTGCATTAAATGCATTTAAGAATGATGAAATTGATTTTACTAATATAAGTTCTGAACAATATGACGAATTTAAAGATGATAAGAGATTAAAAGTTCTTCCTCAAGCTCAAATGTACTTCTTAATGTACAACTTCCAAAACAAAGTATTAACTAACTTGAAGATAAGAAAAGCATTTGATCTTGCATTAAATAAGGATGATATAAACAAATCTGCATTCAATAGTTTAAATACTGTTATATACAATTTTACTCCACACAAAGTTGGTATGCCAGGTAATAAGACAAATGACTTTGGTAGTGAAGTTGGAGATATTATAGAAAAATACAATGCAGATAAAGCTAAAGAACTATTTAAAGAAGGTATGAAAGAACTTGGTTTAACTGAATTTCCTAAATTATCTATAATAGTTAATGATATGGACAACAACAAGAAAGTTGCTGAAAATATACAAGAACAACTTAGAACAAATCTTGGTATAGAATTTGATATCCAAGTTATGACATATAAGGAAAGATTATCAAGACAAACTAGTGGTGACTTTGATATAGCTCTTACTCGTTGGGGTGCTGACTATCAAGATGCTATGACATTCCTTGATTTATTCATGACTAAAAATGGTAATAACAATGGTAAATATTCTAATCCAGAATATGACAAATATGTTCAATTAGCTAAATCTGAACCAGACAAGGCTAAGAGATTTGAATACTTGAAGAAAGTAGAAGAAATAATAGCAAATGATGTACCAATTACTGTACTTTATCAAGTAAATAAATACTATGTTGTAAATGATAGAATTTCAAACTATGCTTTCTCTCCTGTTAATAGTGACATGTTTGCTGAAACGGTGATAAAATAG
- a CDS encoding peptide ABC transporter substrate-binding protein gives MKKLLAIFVCFLALFSCGSNSSSNGKYLTINLNEEGKTIDTALQTDVSSGDLHTFLSEGLTKIDTKTKQPIPGLAEKYDISEDGLTYTFHLRDGIKWSNGEKITANDFKFAWLRALDPNTAAPYAYMLYPIKNAEKFNTGKATKDEVGIKVLDDKTLEVKLEASTPYFLSLTAFVTYMPLNEKFVTECGDKFALEPDKLLYSGPFKMVSWTHNSEIKLVKNENYYDKDKINLDGVNIKFIANPAAALNAFKNDEIDFTSLTAEQYEEYKDNPNLHKVLMATNWYLEFNHKNKFLANSNVRKAILMAINKEELTKTVFNGINDPAYTFTPKGVGMPGLKTNDFATEIGVSAPKFNATEAKAYLEKGLKELGLDKAPTLSIILNDSGLNKKIGESIQEYLRVNLGITLNIETMAFKERLSRMESGQFDVVLAGWGADYQDAMTFLDLLESTNGNNHGKYSNTEYDKCIRLAKSTSNKEERYAAMKKAEEIIASDVPIALLFQAKKNYIVNEKLSNFTFSAVGPDFFMNYADIK, from the coding sequence ATGAAAAAATTATTAGCAATATTTGTTTGCTTTTTAGCCTTATTTAGTTGCGGATCTAATTCTTCATCTAACGGAAAATATTTAACCATTAACTTAAATGAAGAAGGTAAAACAATAGATACTGCTCTACAAACTGATGTTTCATCTGGTGATTTACACACTTTTTTAAGTGAAGGTTTAACAAAAATTGATACTAAAACTAAACAACCTATACCTGGTTTAGCTGAAAAATATGACATATCTGAAGATGGACTTACATATACTTTCCATTTAAGAGATGGAATAAAATGGTCTAATGGAGAAAAAATTACAGCAAATGACTTTAAATTTGCTTGGCTTCGTGCTTTAGATCCTAATACAGCAGCTCCTTATGCATATATGCTATATCCTATTAAAAATGCTGAAAAATTTAACACTGGAAAAGCTACTAAAGATGAAGTAGGAATAAAAGTTTTAGATGATAAAACATTAGAAGTTAAACTAGAAGCTTCTACACCATATTTCTTATCACTAACAGCCTTTGTTACATATATGCCATTAAATGAAAAATTTGTAACTGAATGTGGAGATAAATTTGCATTAGAACCTGACAAATTACTTTATTCAGGTCCATTCAAAATGGTATCATGGACACATAACTCTGAAATAAAATTAGTTAAAAATGAAAATTATTATGACAAAGACAAAATTAACTTAGATGGTGTTAATATAAAATTCATAGCTAATCCTGCTGCTGCATTAAATGCATTTAAAAATGATGAAATTGATTTTACTTCATTAACTGCTGAACAATATGAAGAATACAAAGATAATCCTAACTTACATAAGGTTTTAATGGCTACAAATTGGTATTTAGAATTTAATCACAAAAATAAATTCTTAGCTAATAGCAATGTAAGAAAAGCTATACTTATGGCTATTAATAAAGAAGAATTAACTAAAACTGTTTTCAATGGAATAAATGATCCTGCTTATACATTTACTCCTAAAGGTGTTGGTATGCCTGGTCTTAAAACAAATGATTTTGCAACAGAAATAGGAGTAAGTGCTCCAAAATTCAATGCTACTGAAGCAAAAGCTTATCTTGAAAAAGGATTAAAAGAACTAGGTCTTGATAAGGCTCCAACTCTTTCAATAATTCTTAATGATTCTGGTTTAAACAAGAAAATTGGTGAATCTATACAAGAATATTTAAGAGTTAATTTAGGTATTACCCTTAATATAGAAACAATGGCATTTAAAGAAAGACTTTCAAGAATGGAAAGTGGACAATTTGATGTAGTATTAGCTGGTTGGGGTGCAGATTATCAAGATGCTATGACTTTCTTAGACTTATTAGAATCAACTAATGGTAATAACCATGGTAAATATTCAAATACTGAATATGACAAGTGTATAAGACTTGCAAAATCAACTTCAAATAAAGAAGAAAGATATGCAGCTATGAAAAAAGCAGAAGAAATAATAGCTTCTGATGTACCTATTGCTTTATTATTCCAAGCAAAGAAAAATTATATAGTAAATGAAAAACTATCTAACTTTACTTTCTCAGCAGTAGGTCCTGATTTCTTTATGAATTATGCTGACATTAAATAG
- a CDS encoding ABC transporter ATP-binding protein, translated as MEKVFEIKNLKKYFPLEGKEVLKAVDDVSIDIYKGEVLSLVGESGSGKTTFGRTICKLYEKTFGTVEFFGKPIEKYSKKDFTKNVQMIFQDPQASLNPRMTVGDIVAEGMDIHKLYKSKSERQDKIYSLLELVGLSREHANRFPHEFSGGQRQRIGIARALAVNPKVLICDEPISALDVSIQAQVVNLLKKLQKERQLTLIFIAHDLSMVKYISDRVAVMFRGRIVELGSPDEVYNNPIHIYTKSLISAVPIPDPHHNKTHRIQMDESYLRSPVGSMSEVKNIMPNSGLVEYKKDHYVEKEYIENNGGNL; from the coding sequence ATGGAAAAAGTATTTGAAATTAAAAATTTAAAAAAATATTTCCCCTTAGAAGGCAAAGAAGTCTTAAAAGCTGTTGATGATGTTAGCATAGATATATATAAAGGAGAAGTATTAAGTTTAGTTGGTGAATCTGGTAGTGGTAAAACTACCTTTGGTAGAACTATCTGCAAATTATATGAAAAAACTTTTGGTACTGTAGAATTTTTTGGAAAACCTATTGAAAAATATTCAAAAAAAGATTTTACAAAAAATGTACAAATGATTTTTCAAGACCCTCAAGCTTCACTAAATCCAAGAATGACTGTGGGAGATATAGTAGCTGAAGGCATGGATATACATAAATTGTACAAATCAAAAAGTGAAAGACAAGATAAAATATATTCCTTACTTGAATTAGTAGGTTTAAGTAGAGAACATGCTAATAGATTCCCACATGAATTTTCTGGAGGGCAAAGACAAAGAATTGGTATAGCTCGTGCTTTAGCAGTAAATCCTAAAGTTTTAATTTGTGATGAGCCTATTTCAGCCTTAGATGTTTCTATACAAGCACAAGTTGTAAATCTTTTAAAAAAATTACAAAAAGAAAGACAACTAACTTTAATTTTTATAGCTCACGATCTATCAATGGTTAAATATATATCAGATAGAGTAGCTGTTATGTTCAGAGGAAGAATCGTCGAATTAGGTTCACCTGATGAAGTGTATAATAATCCTATACATATTTATACAAAATCATTAATATCAGCTGTACCTATACCTGATCCTCATCATAATAAAACTCATCGTATACAAATGGATGAATCATATTTGAGAAGTCCAGTAGGAAGCATGAGTGAAGTAAAAAATATTATGCCAAACTCTGGTCTTGTTGAATATAAAAAAGATCATTATGTAGAAAAAGAATATATAGAAAATAACGGAGGTAACTTATGA
- a CDS encoding ABC transporter ATP-binding protein, producing MEENILEVKNLSVSFNTYAGEVKALRDISFSVKRGETLAIVGESGSGKSVTVQTIMRLLPTPPCEIKNGQIIFDGVDLLKLNSKEMRKYRGGRIGMIFQDPMTSLNPVIKIGKQIMEGILIHKKVSKAEAKKLAIEMLRKVGIPKPEERFDQYPHQFSGGMRQRVVIAIALACEPDLLICDEPTTALDVTIQAQILDLINELKKSLNIAVILITHDLGVVAETADKVIVMYAGEKLEEASVEDLFNNPLHSYTWGLLKSLPRLDTDSSTELFSINGTPPDLLNPPKGDPFAARSEFSLKIDYERKPPLVEVTKNHFVKCWHYTDGAPTMTFLQDGNILMQPKVGDSYIIKTSFSNLKMANIKGGK from the coding sequence ATGGAAGAAAATATTTTAGAAGTTAAAAATTTAAGTGTGTCATTCAACACCTATGCTGGTGAAGTAAAAGCATTAAGAGATATTAGCTTTTCTGTTAAAAGAGGTGAAACACTTGCAATAGTTGGAGAATCTGGTAGTGGAAAATCTGTCACTGTACAAACAATAATGAGATTGCTTCCAACTCCACCCTGTGAAATTAAAAATGGGCAAATTATTTTTGATGGTGTTGATTTATTAAAATTAAACTCAAAAGAAATGAGAAAATATCGTGGTGGAAGAATAGGAATGATATTTCAAGATCCTATGACTTCTTTAAATCCCGTTATAAAAATTGGTAAACAAATAATGGAAGGTATCTTAATACATAAAAAAGTATCAAAAGCAGAAGCAAAGAAATTAGCTATTGAAATGTTAAGAAAGGTTGGAATACCTAAACCTGAAGAAAGATTTGATCAATATCCTCACCAATTTTCTGGAGGTATGAGACAAAGAGTCGTAATTGCTATAGCTCTTGCTTGTGAACCTGATTTACTTATTTGTGACGAACCTACAACAGCACTAGATGTCACTATACAAGCTCAAATATTAGACTTAATTAATGAACTTAAAAAATCATTAAATATAGCTGTTATACTAATAACACATGATTTGGGAGTTGTAGCTGAAACTGCTGATAAGGTAATTGTTATGTATGCTGGTGAAAAATTAGAAGAAGCTAGTGTTGAAGACCTATTTAATAATCCTTTACACTCATATACTTGGGGCTTATTAAAATCTTTACCTAGATTAGATACTGATTCAAGTACCGAACTATTTTCAATAAATGGTACTCCACCAGATTTATTAAATCCACCTAAAGGTGATCCTTTTGCAGCAAGATCTGAATTTTCATTAAAAATTGATTATGAAAGAAAACCACCTTTAGTTGAAGTTACAAAAAATCACTTTGTTAAATGTTGGCATTATACAGATGGTGCTCCTACAATGACTTTTTTACAAGATGGAAATATACTAATGCAACCAAAAGTAGGAGATTCATATATTATTAAAACAAGCTTTTCAAATTTAAAAATGGCTAATATAAAGGGAGGGAAATAA
- a CDS encoding ABC transporter permease, translating into MVKYDREKYKTTPEDFTFVGPDKNKREEITKPSLTYWQDAWRRFKKNKLAMSFLIFLGFVLFLAIFGQQITKYSYFEQNTKLRFLTPFKGFSLGHYLGTDTLGRDLFARISQGIRVSMELAIIVATVCVVIGTIYGSIAAYFGGIIDMLMVRFIEIVIAVPSMIYIILLMVVMGNSVKTIVIALSLTRWLGYALLVRGEVLKLKENEYVMASTALGASFTRIMFKHLIPNTLSVIIVKLTMDIPSIIFSEAFLSFIGLGVPIPQASLGNLAADGFKEINSHVYLFLIPSVAISLITLSFNIIGDALSDALNPKLRD; encoded by the coding sequence ATGGTTAAATACGATAGAGAAAAATATAAAACTACACCTGAAGATTTTACCTTCGTTGGTCCTGACAAAAATAAAAGAGAAGAAATAACTAAACCAAGCCTTACTTATTGGCAAGATGCATGGAGAAGATTTAAGAAAAATAAATTAGCAATGTCATTCTTAATTTTCCTAGGCTTTGTACTTTTTCTAGCTATATTTGGACAACAAATTACAAAATATTCATATTTTGAACAAAATACAAAATTAAGATTTTTAACACCTTTTAAAGGTTTTTCACTAGGTCATTATCTTGGAACAGATACTTTAGGTCGTGACTTATTTGCTCGTATATCTCAAGGTATTAGAGTATCTATGGAGCTTGCTATTATAGTTGCCACTGTTTGTGTAGTTATAGGTACAATTTATGGTTCAATAGCTGCATATTTTGGTGGAATAATTGATATGTTGATGGTAAGATTTATAGAAATTGTAATTGCTGTACCTTCAATGATATATATAATACTTTTAATGGTAGTTATGGGAAATAGTGTTAAAACTATTGTAATTGCTCTTTCACTAACAAGATGGCTAGGTTATGCCCTACTTGTTAGAGGTGAAGTATTAAAATTAAAAGAAAATGAATATGTTATGGCTTCAACTGCACTAGGTGCAAGTTTTACAAGAATAATGTTTAAACATCTAATACCCAATACTCTAAGTGTTATTATAGTAAAATTAACAATGGATATACCCTCAATAATTTTCTCTGAAGCTTTCTTAAGTTTCATTGGTTTAGGAGTCCCAATACCTCAGGCTTCACTAGGTAATCTTGCCGCAGATGGTTTTAAAGAAATAAATTCACATGTTTACTTATTCTTAATACCTTCAGTTGCAATATCACTAATTACTTTATCTTTTAATATTATTGGTGATGCCTTAAGTGATGCTTTGAATCCAAAACTTAGAGATTAG